In Caulobacter sp. X, the sequence ACCTGATGATCGACAAGAAAAAAGCCGCCGTGACGGCGGCTTTTTGGCCATGGTGTGGCTTGAGGTTCGGGCCTTAGAAACCCATCAGCCGCGCATAGCGATCGCGATGGAAGCTGGCGCCGCCGAACACCGCTTCGGTGACCCGGGCGCGTTTCATGTAGAGGCCGGCGTCATGGGCGTCGGTCATGCCGATGCCGCCATGCATCTGGACCATCTCGTTGCTGGCCAGATGCACGAGCTCGCAGGCCTTGGCCTTGGCCAGGGAGGCGAGGGCGCGGGTGTCGGCGCCTGTGTCCAGCGCCTCGAGCGCCGCCTCGACGCAGGAGCGGGTGGTTTCCAGGTCCGTGAACCACTTGGCGGCCCGGTGCTGCAGCGCCTGGAACGAGCCGATCACCTGGCCGAACTGGGTGCGGGTCTTCAGGTAGTCCAGCGTGATGTCGAACGCCGCGCTGGCGCTGCCCAGCATCTCGGCGGCGAGACCCGCATAGGCGCGGTCCAGGGTGGGCTCCAGCACGGCCCAGCCCTTGTCGACTTCGCCGAGGACGGCGTCGGCCGCGACCTCGACCCCATCGAAGGCGATCTGGGCCGCGCCGCGGGAGTCCATCAGCGCCAGATGCGTGCGCTTCACACCCGGCGCGTCGCCAGGAACCAGGAACAGGCTCAGGCCGTCGGTCTGGCCCGGCGCGCCGCCGGTGCGGGCGACGACGATCAGCAGGTCGGCGGCCTCGCCGTCCAGCACGAAGGTCTTGGTCCCGTTAAGGACATAGCCCGCGCCGCTCTTGGTCGCGGTCAGGGCCGTGCGCGCCGGCGCATGGTGCGAGCCTTCGTCGATGGCCAGGGTGGCGACGATCTCGCCGCTGGCGATGCGCGGCAGCCAGGCCTGCTTCTGGGCGTCGGAGCCCGCCAGCTGCAGGGCCGAGGCGGCGATCATGGCCGTGGAGAGCAGGGGCGAGGCCGCTAGGGTGCGGCCGGTTTCTTCCAGAATCAGGCCCAGACCCAGATAGCCGAAGGCCGAGCCGTCATAGGCCTCGGGCACGATCACCCCGGCCCAGCCCATCTCGCCCATGTCCTTCCAGGCGGCGGGATCGAAGCTTTGGCCGGACTTGCCGTCGCGCAGCTTGCGCAGGGCCCCCACGGGGGCGCTTTCGCTGGCCCAGCCCTTGGCGGCGTCGCGCAGCATCGTCTGTTCTTCGGTCAGGACGGCCATCAGGCGTGCTCCCTGGATTGATGACGGGCGGCCCAGTCGAGGGCCTGTTCCAGACGGTCGTTGCCCCAGAAGAGCTCGCCGTCGGCGGTGAGAAAGCTGGGCGCGCCAAAGAGACCGCGCTCCCTGGCCTGACGGACGTGGTCCTTCAGGCGGGTCTTGATCGGATCGGATTGCGCGGCCGCCAGGACATGCTCCGGACCCGCGCCGACCGAAGCGATCAAAGGCGCCAGAATCTCCGGGCTGCCGATGTCCTGGTCGTCGACGAAGTTGGCCTGATAGACCGCGCGGCTGAAGGCTGGGGTCCAGCCGTCTTCCAGCCCGACGATCGCCACGCGGGCGGCCAGCAGGCTGTTGCGCGGGAACTGGCTGGGATGGCGCAGCGCCAGACCCTCGGCGTCGCAGACGCGCGCCAGGTCCCGCCACATGTACTCGCCCTTCACCGGGAAGGCGTTGAAGGGACTGTCGTTCAGACCTTGCTGGTCATGGAACAGCGGACCCAGAATGAAGGGGCGCCAAGCCACGGCCACGCCCTTGTCGGCGGCCAGCTTCTCGATCCGCATGGCCGCCGGATAGGAATAGGTCGAAGCAAACTCGTACCAAAACTCGATCATCGGACTACTGGTGGTCCAGCAGGCCCAGGACGCGCTTGGCGACGACGTTCAGGTTCACCTCGCTGGTGCCGCCCTCGATCGAGTTGCCCTTGGCGCGCAGCATGGCGCGCGGCGCGTTCAACTCCTCGGCGCTGAAGCCTTCGCCCTCCCAGCCCAGGCCCTGCAGGCCCAGGGCCTCGACCAGCAGCTCGGTGCGCTCCTGGTTCATCTTGGCGGCGGCGTACTTGATGATCGAGACGGCGGCGCTGGGGCCCG encodes:
- a CDS encoding acyl-CoA dehydrogenase family protein; amino-acid sequence: MAVLTEEQTMLRDAAKGWASESAPVGALRKLRDGKSGQSFDPAAWKDMGEMGWAGVIVPEAYDGSAFGYLGLGLILEETGRTLAASPLLSTAMIAASALQLAGSDAQKQAWLPRIASGEIVATLAIDEGSHHAPARTALTATKSGAGYVLNGTKTFVLDGEAADLLIVVARTGGAPGQTDGLSLFLVPGDAPGVKRTHLALMDSRGAAQIAFDGVEVAADAVLGEVDKGWAVLEPTLDRAYAGLAAEMLGSASAAFDITLDYLKTRTQFGQVIGSFQALQHRAAKWFTDLETTRSCVEAALEALDTGADTRALASLAKAKACELVHLASNEMVQMHGGIGMTDAHDAGLYMKRARVTEAVFGGASFHRDRYARLMGF
- a CDS encoding 2-hydroxychromene-2-carboxylate isomerase — its product is MIEFWYEFASTYSYPAAMRIEKLAADKGVAVAWRPFILGPLFHDQQGLNDSPFNAFPVKGEYMWRDLARVCDAEGLALRHPSQFPRNSLLAARVAIVGLEDGWTPAFSRAVYQANFVDDQDIGSPEILAPLIASVGAGPEHVLAAAQSDPIKTRLKDHVRQARERGLFGAPSFLTADGELFWGNDRLEQALDWAARHQSREHA